TCATGGCCGCACTGCTGCGCTCAGGGAAGCACCGCCGATTGCGCGGTCGCCGCCGAGAATTCCGCTTCCCGCAGGATGGTCGGCTTGCCGCGCTGTATGAACTGCGGTTCGTCCGGCAACTGGATGACGATCGCCCCCTGCTCCAGCCATTGCACCGGCTGAGCGCCGCTCGCGACCGCGCTGACCGCGGCGGCTCCGAAGGCCGGCAGTTCCGGACGCCCGTCGTTGACCCGCGCCCACATCGCCACGCTGGTGATGATCAGCGTCACGCCCGCCATCAGTGCGACCGCCACCGGTGCCGGCACCCGTACGCCGCTGGTCCAGAACGACGCGCGCCTGCGCAGCGCGCTGCGCACCGAGTCGAGTCGCCGCCAGATCCGGTCGCCGGCCGCGCTGACGTCCGGCTCGCGGCTCTCCAGCAGGGTGTGACTCACCGCCTGGTAAGCGCGCAGCAACTCACGGCAGGCGTGGCACTCGCCGACGTGCCGCTCCACGCGGCGCGCGTCGGCGGGCCCGATCTCGTTGTCGACGTAGGAGGACAGCAGGGTGCTTTCAGGACACATGGCGCACCCCGTCGGTGAGCAGCCGTGCCAGATGCCGGCGCGCCCGGTGCAGACGCACCTTCACGTTGCC
This genomic stretch from Spirochaetaceae bacterium harbors:
- a CDS encoding zf-HC2 domain-containing protein, which produces MCPESTLLSSYVDNEIGPADARRVERHVGECHACRELLRAYQAVSHTLLESREPDVSAAGDRIWRRLDSVRSALRRRASFWTSGVRVPAPVAVALMAGVTLIITSVAMWARVNDGRPELPAFGAAAVSAVASGAQPVQWLEQGAIVIQLPDEPQFIQRGKPTILREAEFSAATAQSAVLP